The Sedimentisphaera salicampi genome includes a region encoding these proteins:
- a CDS encoding GntR family transcriptional regulator, with product MIINIDTHSGIPIYRQITIEIKNLILSGTLTEGEQMPSVRELSAQLRVNPMTVSKAYANLEMEGFFERRRGVGMFVNPQPEAIREESGEQIIRSNLKSAVSQARSFGISKSELTKIVQNLYDSYSDGEKNE from the coding sequence ATGATAATAAACATAGACACTCATTCAGGTATTCCGATATACCGGCAGATTACCATCGAGATAAAGAATCTCATCCTCTCAGGCACGCTCACTGAAGGCGAGCAGATGCCCAGCGTGCGGGAGCTTTCCGCTCAGCTTCGCGTAAATCCAATGACAGTGAGCAAGGCATACGCAAATCTTGAGATGGAAGGCTTTTTCGAGAGAAGGCGCGGCGTTGGGATGTTTGTAAATCCTCAGCCTGAGGCGATCAGGGAAGAAAGCGGCGAACAGATAATCAGATCCAATCTCAAATCGGCAGTATCTCAGGCTAGATCTTTCGGGATATCTAAATCAGAGCTCACAAAAATTGTGCAGAATTTGTACGATAGTTATTCAGATGGAGAGAAAAATGAATAA
- a CDS encoding ABC transporter ATP-binding protein — translation MNNIIEVSGLTKSFGGKKALEYVSFSAGRGSIIGLMGANGCGKSTLLRNIIGLYLPDEGSSQVFGEQSRELSPQTLSRIGYVHQEGRLLDWMSIRQLLRYVRSYYQSWDEHLEQKFIEWFDLDPKAVVGKLSPGKRQQAAILAAICHNPELLILDEPASALDPLARSRFLDLLLELLQNDGEKTIIISSHILSDIEKVIDRAVIMDSGRILKDCQFDELKEHIFKVILRGGQQAELTGLLAGKTAHRRSDGIKTSLILQDTSRAEVEKILSEGRIDAEIIPLPLEEIYKAVVGKAEYVL, via the coding sequence ATGAATAATATCATAGAAGTAAGCGGGCTTACTAAGAGCTTCGGTGGGAAAAAGGCTTTAGAATATGTGAGCTTCTCGGCGGGCAGGGGCTCTATCATCGGGCTTATGGGGGCAAACGGGTGCGGAAAAAGCACGCTCCTGCGAAATATCATCGGGCTTTATCTCCCTGATGAGGGCAGCTCACAGGTTTTCGGCGAGCAGAGCAGGGAGCTCTCCCCGCAAACGCTTTCAAGAATCGGCTACGTCCATCAGGAAGGCCGGCTTCTCGACTGGATGAGCATAAGGCAGCTCTTGCGGTACGTGCGTTCATACTACCAGAGCTGGGATGAGCATTTGGAGCAGAAATTTATCGAATGGTTCGATTTAGACCCGAAGGCCGTAGTGGGCAAGCTCTCGCCCGGGAAGAGGCAGCAGGCGGCCATCCTTGCGGCAATATGCCATAATCCGGAGCTGCTGATTTTAGACGAGCCTGCAAGCGCGCTGGATCCTCTTGCAAGGAGCAGATTCCTTGATCTTCTCCTCGAGCTTTTGCAGAACGACGGCGAGAAAACGATCATCATCTCCTCGCACATACTTTCTGATATCGAGAAGGTGATAGACCGCGCTGTGATTATGGACAGCGGCAGGATCCTCAAAGACTGCCAGTTTGATGAGCTCAAAGAGCATATCTTTAAGGTTATCCTGCGGGGAGGCCAGCAGGCAGAGCTGACAGGCCTTCTCGCTGGGAAAACTGCTCACCGCCGTTCGGACGGGATAAAGACATCGCTTATTCTTCAGGATACGAGCAGAGCGGAGGTTGAAAAAATCCTCTCTGAGGGGAGAATTGATGCTGAAATAATCCCTCTGCCTCTGGAAGAGATATATAAGGCAGTAGTTGGAAAGGCGGAGTATGTATTATGA